The sequence below is a genomic window from Paenibacillus silvisoli.
TTTGAACGCCTGATTGTAGATAAAGCTGGACGTCGTAAGCGTCGCATTGTCCGGTCCGCCTTGCAGGAAGAGCTGCGGAATGTCGAACATTTGCAAACCGCCGATCATCGATGTCACGAGCGTGAACAGCATGATGGTTCTCAGGCTCGGCAGCGTGATGCGGAAGAAAATTTGTCTCGCGTTCGCGCCGTCGATGGCGGCCGCCTCGAAGAGGGCAGGGCTAATGCCCAGTACGCCGGCGATCAGCACGATCATCGTGTTGCCGTACCACATCCAGAATTGAATGAAGGACACAATGCCACGCGAAGTCGTTTTGTCTTGAAGGAAGTTAATTGGCGAGTCGGACAAGCCGAGCGCCGTAAACAGGCTGTTTATCGGTCCCATCGGGTAAGCGAACAGGACACTGAAAAGCACGGCGATCGTCCCCGCCGTGATAATATTCGGCATGTAGAGCAACACTTTAAACATGCCTTGCCCCCGAATACTCAAACGCTGATTCGTGAACCAGGCAGTAAGCAGCAATGCAACGGCGATTTGAGGAATGAAGCTGATGACCCAGATGATTGCGGTGTTCTTGAGCGACTTAATGAACGTAGGATTATCGAAAAGCAGATCTTTAAAGTTTTGGAACGGGTTATCCAATACATGAACCGGTTTCGGAATAATGCCCTTCATATCCGTAAATCCGATGAAAGCCGTATAAAGCGTCGGGTATAAGGAAAAAACCAAGAACGCGATAATAAATGGGAGACTGAAGAGATAACCGTATTTTGAGTAGCTGA
It includes:
- a CDS encoding carbohydrate ABC transporter permease; amino-acid sequence: MRRKGISYSKYGYLFSLPFIIAFLVFSLYPTLYTAFIGFTDMKGIIPKPVHVLDNPFQNFKDLLFDNPTFIKSLKNTAIIWVISFIPQIAVALLLTAWFTNQRLSIRGQGMFKVLLYMPNIITAGTIAVLFSVLFAYPMGPINSLFTALGLSDSPINFLQDKTTSRGIVSFIQFWMWYGNTMIVLIAGVLGISPALFEAAAIDGANARQIFFRITLPSLRTIMLFTLVTSMIGGLQMFDIPQLFLQGGPDNATLTTSSFIYNQAFKGGYMFNKAAAASMMMFVIALVLSLVLFYLMRDRQEARMKKALKQKLKLAKKAAREA